The following are from one region of the Mycolicibacterium helvum genome:
- a CDS encoding zinc ribbon domain-containing protein, which yields MKAELAQQHSLLELAELDAELARLSHRAANLPEQQTYDTVEAAHREVGDRLAALGIAREDVEAQVTRFESEIDGVRQREDRDRKLLDSGTTSPKQLEELQHELGTLERRQSSLEDSLIEVMERLEQLAGDQAVEVAKIEALQADLAAALQARNDALAEIERVRTGQAGRRAQIVAGLDSGLVQLYERQRAVSGAGAARLLGKRCGACRIELDRGELARISAAPEDDVVRCPECQAILLRIGGA from the coding sequence GTGAAAGCTGAATTGGCGCAGCAACATTCGCTCCTGGAGCTGGCCGAGCTGGATGCTGAGCTGGCTCGGCTATCCCATCGGGCGGCCAACCTGCCCGAGCAACAGACCTACGACACCGTGGAGGCCGCCCACCGCGAGGTGGGGGATCGGCTGGCGGCGTTGGGCATTGCACGGGAGGACGTCGAAGCTCAGGTGACGCGGTTCGAATCCGAGATCGACGGCGTGCGCCAGCGCGAGGACCGGGACCGCAAACTACTCGATTCCGGCACCACCAGTCCCAAACAGCTCGAGGAGCTGCAGCACGAACTGGGGACCCTCGAGCGCCGGCAGTCCAGCCTGGAGGATTCGTTGATCGAGGTGATGGAGCGCCTCGAACAGTTGGCCGGGGATCAGGCCGTGGAGGTGGCGAAAATCGAAGCGCTGCAGGCTGATCTGGCCGCGGCACTGCAAGCCCGTAATGATGCGCTGGCCGAGATCGAGCGGGTTCGTACCGGGCAGGCAGGCCGTCGGGCGCAGATCGTGGCTGGGCTGGATTCGGGCCTGGTCCAGCTCTACGAGCGGCAGCGGGCCGTATCGGGCGCCGGTGCGGCGCGGCTGCTGGGCAAGCGGTGCGGTGCGTGCCGCATCGAGCTCGATCGCGGTGAGCTGGCCAGGATCTCGGCCGCGCCGGAGGACGACGTCGTTCGCTGCCCGGAGTGCCAGGCGATCCTGTTGCGCATCGGCGGGGCGTAG
- a CDS encoding SAM-dependent methyltransferase, translated as MDTDHHTHWETLYAEKPRIWSGRPNARLAEIVSGLTGSRALDLGCGEGGDAMWLAEHGWQVVAVDVSTTALARAAEDAQTRGVLGRIDFQHHDLTKTLPDGPFDLVSAHFFHTPLEMDRVAILRRAAATLAPGGTLLIVDHGGAPPWASEEMHHHEFPAAEEVLAGLGFDATQWETVRLGPAERDAVGPDGQQASIVDNVIQLRRR; from the coding sequence ATGGACACCGATCACCACACGCACTGGGAGACCCTCTACGCGGAGAAGCCGCGAATCTGGAGCGGGCGCCCCAACGCCCGCCTCGCCGAGATCGTTAGCGGACTGACCGGTTCGCGCGCACTGGACTTGGGCTGCGGCGAGGGCGGCGACGCGATGTGGCTGGCTGAGCACGGCTGGCAGGTCGTGGCCGTCGACGTCTCCACCACCGCCCTGGCCCGCGCCGCCGAAGACGCCCAAACCCGAGGAGTGCTGGGACGCATCGACTTCCAGCACCACGATCTCACCAAAACCCTTCCCGACGGGCCGTTCGACCTGGTTTCGGCGCATTTCTTCCACACCCCCCTGGAGATGGACCGGGTCGCGATTCTGCGCCGCGCCGCCGCGACTCTTGCTCCGGGTGGCACGTTGCTGATCGTCGACCACGGCGGCGCCCCGCCGTGGGCCTCCGAGGAGATGCACCACCACGAGTTCCCGGCTGCCGAGGAGGTACTGGCCGGCCTTGGGTTCGATGCCACGCAGTGGGAGACGGTGCGGCTGGGGCCGGCCGAGCGCGATGCTGTCGGACCCGATGGTCAGCAGGCCAGCATCGTCGACAATGTGATCCAACTGCGGCGCAGGTGA
- a CDS encoding cobalamin biosynthesis protein, which yields MFARRRWRGVGILAAQLADVALGDPVRGHPVAGFGWCAAALEKLTYRDSRAAGALHTGLLLGGLAIAGVLTQRGARGPGLAAATASATWAALGGTTLGRTGDRLADLLATGDIAGARALLPSLCGRDPSALDVDGLARAALESVAENTSDAHVAPLLWAAVGGVPGVMVYRGVNTLDAMIGHRSPRYDRFGWAAARLDDAANYVAARVGGVLVVVCAPLVGGSPAGALRAWRRDAARHPSPNAGVVEGTFAGALGVRLGGPTQYHHQLEIRPTLGDGHVPGVDDLRRAVRLSRAVQAAAAVVAIGLTAVGRSGRRACPRP from the coding sequence GTGTTTGCGCGCAGACGGTGGAGGGGTGTTGGCATCCTCGCGGCCCAGCTGGCCGATGTGGCTCTCGGTGATCCGGTACGTGGTCACCCCGTCGCGGGGTTCGGTTGGTGTGCAGCCGCACTCGAAAAACTGACCTACCGCGACAGCAGGGCCGCAGGCGCGCTGCATACCGGACTCCTGCTGGGCGGGCTTGCCATCGCCGGTGTGCTGACCCAACGCGGTGCCAGGGGTCCCGGACTGGCGGCAGCGACAGCCTCGGCCACCTGGGCCGCATTGGGCGGAACCACGCTGGGCCGCACCGGCGACCGGCTGGCAGACCTGCTGGCCACCGGTGATATCGCTGGCGCCAGGGCGCTGCTGCCGTCACTGTGCGGCCGCGACCCGTCGGCGCTCGATGTCGACGGGCTGGCTAGGGCGGCCCTGGAATCGGTGGCCGAGAACACCTCCGACGCGCATGTCGCGCCGTTGCTATGGGCGGCGGTCGGGGGAGTGCCGGGCGTCATGGTGTACCGCGGTGTCAACACCTTGGACGCGATGATCGGCCACCGTTCCCCGCGCTACGACCGTTTCGGTTGGGCGGCAGCGCGTTTGGACGACGCCGCCAACTATGTCGCGGCCCGGGTGGGCGGTGTGCTGGTGGTGGTGTGCGCGCCGCTGGTCGGCGGTTCACCGGCGGGCGCGCTGCGGGCCTGGCGCCGCGACGCGGCGCGGCACCCGAGCCCCAATGCCGGGGTGGTGGAGGGGACCTTCGCCGGGGCGCTGGGGGTGCGTCTCGGCGGCCCGACCCAATATCACCATCAGCTGGAGATCCGCCCGACGCTTGGGGACGGCCACGTCCCCGGCGTCGACGACCTGCGCCGGGCGGTGCGGCTGTCGCGGGCCGTTCAGGCTGCCGCGGCGGTGGTTGCGATCGGCCTTACTGCCGTCGGCCGTAGCGGTCGGCGAGCTTGTCCTCGACCGTGA
- a CDS encoding HAD-IA family hydrolase — MTSTASDTRPQLVIFDLDGTLTDSADGIVASFRHALTAIGADVPPGDLVGRIVGPPMHLTLAGLGLGERADEAIAAYRADYTSRGWAMNSLFDGIPQLLGDLRAAGVRLAVATSKAEPTARRILEHFELTEYFDVIAGASVDGSRSSKADVVAHALGQLHPLPERVLMVGDRAHDVQGAAEHGIDTVVVGWGYGATDFLEPHAAEAAAAHVPTVSALREVLGV; from the coding sequence GTGACCAGCACGGCCTCCGACACCCGCCCGCAGTTGGTGATCTTCGATCTCGACGGCACCCTCACCGACTCGGCCGACGGCATCGTGGCCAGCTTCCGGCACGCGTTGACCGCGATCGGCGCCGACGTGCCCCCCGGTGACCTGGTCGGCCGCATCGTCGGCCCGCCGATGCACCTGACCCTGGCCGGCCTGGGTCTTGGCGAGCGCGCCGACGAGGCGATCGCGGCCTACCGCGCCGACTACACCAGCCGGGGCTGGGCGATGAACAGCCTGTTCGACGGCATTCCGCAGCTGCTGGGTGACCTGCGGGCGGCCGGGGTGCGACTGGCGGTGGCCACCTCCAAGGCCGAGCCGACGGCCCGGCGGATCCTCGAGCACTTCGAGCTGACCGAGTACTTCGACGTGATCGCCGGCGCCAGTGTCGACGGGTCACGCTCCAGTAAGGCAGACGTGGTGGCGCACGCGCTGGGCCAGCTGCATCCGCTGCCCGAGCGGGTGCTGATGGTCGGCGATCGCGCCCACGACGTGCAGGGCGCCGCCGAGCACGGCATCGACACGGTCGTCGTGGGATGGGGCTACGGCGCGACCGATTTCCTGGAGCCGCACGCTGCCGAGGCCGCGGCCGCCCATGTCCCGACGGTGTCGGCGCTGCGCGAGGTGCTCGGTGTCTAG
- a CDS encoding low molecular weight protein-tyrosine-phosphatase — MAEKMFAHQIDQRGLAHLVRVSSAGTGSWHVGDGADERANAVLRQHGYPTEHSAAQVDDDHLGADLVIALGRNHLRILTHLGAAPERVRLLRSFDPRSGKHADDVEDPYYGSHADFEETFTVIQAALPGLHAWVDERLAADGLTG, encoded by the coding sequence ATGGCCGAGAAGATGTTCGCCCACCAGATCGACCAGCGCGGCCTTGCCCATCTGGTCCGGGTGAGCAGCGCCGGAACCGGCAGCTGGCACGTCGGAGACGGGGCCGACGAGCGGGCCAATGCCGTCTTGCGCCAACACGGCTATCCGACCGAGCACTCGGCCGCGCAGGTGGACGACGACCATCTCGGAGCCGACCTGGTGATCGCGCTGGGCCGCAACCATCTGCGGATACTGACCCACCTCGGGGCTGCGCCCGAGCGGGTGCGGCTGCTGCGGTCGTTCGATCCGCGCTCGGGTAAGCACGCCGACGACGTCGAGGACCCCTACTACGGCAGCCACGCCGATTTCGAGGAGACCTTCACCGTGATCCAGGCGGCCCTGCCCGGCCTGCACGCGTGGGTCGACGAGCGGCTGGCCGCCGACGGTCTGACCGGCTGA
- a CDS encoding helix-turn-helix domain-containing protein, translating to MQANDDVDSRVRRRLRELRGRHGLTLEDVASRAGIDSSTLSRLESGKRRLALDHLPRLAAALSVSTDELLGAPETVDPRVRAPSHTRHLVTYWPLTRHGGAGGPQAFKIRISARRRTPPAELPTHEGQEWLYVLSGRLQLILGEQHFVIEPGEAVEFSTWTPHWFGAVDGPVEAIILFGPHGERVHLRP from the coding sequence ATGCAGGCAAACGACGATGTCGATTCCAGGGTGCGCAGGCGGCTGCGCGAACTGCGCGGCCGGCACGGTCTGACCCTCGAGGATGTCGCGTCCCGGGCCGGTATCGACTCCTCAACGCTGAGCCGGCTGGAGTCCGGTAAGCGCCGGCTGGCCCTTGACCACCTGCCCCGGCTTGCCGCGGCGCTGTCGGTGAGCACCGACGAGCTGCTCGGCGCGCCGGAGACCGTCGACCCCCGGGTCCGCGCGCCGTCGCACACCCGCCACCTGGTCACCTACTGGCCGCTGACCCGCCACGGCGGAGCCGGCGGGCCGCAGGCCTTCAAGATCCGCATCAGCGCACGGCGGCGTACGCCGCCGGCCGAACTGCCCACCCACGAGGGCCAGGAGTGGCTTTATGTGTTGTCCGGTCGGCTCCAGTTGATCCTCGGCGAGCAGCATTTCGTCATCGAGCCCGGCGAGGCGGTGGAGTTCAGCACCTGGACCCCGCACTGGTTCGGCGCGGTCGATGGCCCAGTGGAGGCCATCATCCTGTTCGGTCCGCATGGTGAACGAGTCCACCTGCGCCCGTAG
- a CDS encoding bifunctional RNase H/acid phosphatase, translating to MKVLIEADGGSRGNPGPAGYGCVVWSADHQSVLAEHGAAIGIATNNVAEYRGLIAGLEEARRLGADEVGVSMDSKLVVEQMSGRWKVKHPAMAELQQQARALASTFDSVTYEWIPREQNSYADRLANVAMDAQAAAAEPASAAVAVPPAVWTGNQGAPTRVLLLRHGQTQFSRERRYSGRGNPELTNTGRGQADAAARYLAESGGIDAVITSPLRRAYDTAAAAATALGLGITVDDELIETDFGAWEGLTFGEARERDPDLHGHWLRDTSLRPPDGESFDDVQQRVQRVRTRILTEYPGKTVLVVSHVTPIKTMLRLALDAGTSILHRLHLDLASLSIAEFYPDGNASVRLVNQTSYLS from the coding sequence GTGAAGGTGCTCATCGAGGCCGACGGCGGATCGCGGGGTAACCCCGGCCCGGCCGGCTACGGCTGTGTCGTCTGGTCGGCCGATCACCAGAGTGTGCTGGCCGAGCACGGTGCGGCGATCGGGATTGCCACCAACAATGTCGCCGAGTACCGCGGGCTCATCGCGGGGCTGGAGGAGGCACGCCGCCTTGGCGCCGATGAGGTTGGCGTGTCGATGGATTCGAAGCTCGTGGTGGAGCAGATGTCCGGCCGCTGGAAGGTCAAACACCCTGCGATGGCCGAGCTGCAACAGCAGGCCCGTGCGCTGGCGTCGACATTCGATTCGGTCACCTACGAATGGATTCCGCGCGAACAGAACTCGTATGCCGACCGCCTGGCCAACGTTGCGATGGATGCGCAGGCCGCTGCCGCCGAGCCGGCATCCGCGGCGGTCGCCGTGCCGCCTGCGGTCTGGACCGGCAATCAGGGCGCACCCACGCGCGTGCTGCTGTTGCGGCACGGGCAGACCCAATTCTCCCGCGAGCGGCGCTATTCCGGCCGCGGCAACCCCGAGCTGACCAACACAGGTCGCGGCCAGGCCGATGCCGCGGCGCGCTATCTGGCCGAGAGTGGCGGCATCGACGCGGTGATCACGTCACCGCTGCGGCGTGCCTATGACACCGCGGCGGCCGCAGCCACGGCGCTCGGTCTGGGCATCACGGTCGACGATGAGCTGATCGAGACGGATTTCGGCGCCTGGGAAGGGCTGACGTTCGGGGAGGCCCGCGAACGCGACCCGGACTTGCACGGGCACTGGCTGCGAGACACCAGTTTGCGCCCGCCGGACGGGGAGAGTTTCGACGATGTGCAGCAACGGGTTCAGCGGGTCCGGACGCGGATCCTCACCGAGTATCCGGGCAAAACGGTGCTGGTGGTGTCGCACGTGACGCCGATCAAGACGATGCTGCGACTGGCGCTGGACGCCGGGACCAGCATCCTGCACCGGCTGCACCTGGACCTGGCGTCGCTGAGCATCGCGGAGTTCTATCCCGACGGCAACGCCTCGGTGCGGCTGGTGAACCAGACCTCGTATCTGAGCTGA
- a CDS encoding oxygenase MpaB family protein, with protein sequence MMRHPRRVSDLLNPAATLAPAANVIMQLAHPGVGYGVLESPVDTGNVYKHPIKRARTTGTYLAAATIGTDADRALIRSAVDTAHAQVRSTPASPVPYRAFDPQLQLWVAACLYRYYVDQHEFLYGPLDDAAADAVYADASRLGTTLQVRESMWPADRAAFDEYWKRSLEDLAIDPPVREHLKGVAAMAFMPWPVRATLGRFNLFATTGFLPPEFRSMMRLTWGADQQRRFEWLLAALRLADKLIPHQAWIFGYQLYLWDMRARARRGLRIV encoded by the coding sequence ATGATGCGCCATCCGAGGCGGGTCTCCGACCTGCTCAATCCGGCCGCGACGCTGGCTCCGGCCGCCAATGTGATCATGCAGCTGGCCCACCCTGGCGTCGGTTACGGCGTCCTGGAGAGTCCGGTGGACACCGGCAACGTCTACAAGCATCCGATCAAGCGAGCGCGCACCACGGGCACATATCTGGCCGCGGCCACGATCGGAACCGACGCCGACCGCGCCCTGATCCGCTCGGCGGTGGATACCGCCCATGCGCAAGTCCGCTCGACGCCGGCCAGCCCGGTGCCCTACCGCGCCTTCGATCCGCAGCTGCAACTCTGGGTGGCGGCGTGCCTGTATCGGTACTACGTCGACCAGCACGAGTTCCTCTACGGCCCGCTCGACGACGCCGCGGCCGACGCGGTCTATGCCGACGCCAGCCGTCTGGGCACCACGTTGCAGGTACGGGAGAGCATGTGGCCGGCCGACCGCGCGGCCTTCGACGAATACTGGAAACGCTCATTGGAGGACCTCGCCATCGACCCGCCGGTGCGCGAGCACCTCAAAGGTGTTGCCGCCATGGCCTTCATGCCCTGGCCGGTGCGGGCGACGCTGGGCCGGTTCAACTTGTTCGCGACCACCGGTTTCCTGCCGCCCGAGTTCCGCTCGATGATGCGCCTGACGTGGGGCGCCGACCAGCAGCGCCGGTTCGAATGGCTGCTCGCCGCGCTGCGGCTGGCCGACAAGCTGATCCCGCATCAGGCGTGGATCTTCGGTTATCAGCTCTACCTGTGGGACATGCGGGCCAGGGCCCGCCGGGGACTGCGGATCGTCTGA
- a CDS encoding amidohydrolase translates to MDPARPRAEAVAVSDGRIAAVGSVAECREDYPEAELIDTGVAALLPGLVEPHSHPVMSGVATQPPARSIAPWDAPNWPDVEAIFADAIAHTDPKTPLLFAGFDALLHKRPSPKAPELDRIFGERVTVVSDNSGHGVYFNTAVMKQRGWDVNPPADPVGGHFGRNPDGSLDGQGFETPVLIAVAGPILAELGNPLVSAAEYYAWMARGGYTSTSDMTYEPKLKAAYEALAAAPCCPLRISMWEMSTTGTYNDAETFSAAETLLVKQGVKLWTDGSPWIGNIAISFPYLSTEATRTAGIDPAVAGGVQSMNYSREQLDAILDVAAPTGWQMAFHANGDLAIELALDAYEDALGRHNLIGTDHRWRLEHLGAGTRALFDRAARLGVHVSMAPFQYYYWGELLDGQIFDHEHGSKWGAFADAVASGAVVSLHNDGSVSPPTPVLNIQTAVTRRTRAGNVHGANQCITLDQALRAHTIDAARTLHRDKLIGSLEVGKLADFTELTADPYAVDPAQLADKAQVSGTWLSGERIDLAAFVAAVGGTDPGQHAQLAEQPRHTCC, encoded by the coding sequence ATGGATCCGGCGCGTCCCCGCGCGGAGGCCGTCGCGGTATCGGACGGGCGGATCGCGGCAGTGGGCTCGGTCGCGGAGTGCCGCGAAGATTACCCCGAAGCGGAGCTGATCGACACCGGCGTGGCCGCCCTGCTACCGGGACTTGTTGAACCGCACAGTCATCCAGTGATGAGCGGCGTGGCCACCCAGCCACCGGCCCGCTCCATCGCGCCCTGGGACGCCCCGAACTGGCCTGATGTCGAAGCCATTTTCGCCGACGCCATCGCCCACACCGACCCGAAGACACCGCTGCTGTTCGCCGGATTCGATGCACTGCTGCACAAGCGCCCGTCACCGAAAGCCCCCGAACTCGACCGCATCTTCGGCGAGCGTGTCACGGTGGTCTCCGACAACTCCGGGCACGGCGTGTATTTCAACACCGCGGTGATGAAGCAGCGCGGCTGGGACGTCAATCCCCCGGCCGATCCCGTCGGCGGTCACTTCGGCCGCAACCCAGACGGCAGCCTCGACGGCCAGGGATTCGAGACGCCGGTATTGATCGCCGTCGCCGGACCGATCCTGGCCGAGCTGGGCAACCCGCTGGTCAGCGCCGCCGAGTACTACGCGTGGATGGCCCGCGGCGGCTACACGTCAACCTCGGACATGACCTACGAGCCGAAGCTCAAGGCCGCCTATGAGGCGCTGGCCGCCGCGCCGTGCTGCCCGTTACGGATCAGCATGTGGGAGATGTCGACCACCGGAACGTACAACGACGCGGAAACCTTCAGCGCCGCAGAGACTTTACTGGTCAAGCAGGGCGTCAAACTCTGGACCGACGGGTCACCGTGGATCGGCAACATCGCCATCTCGTTCCCCTATCTGAGCACCGAAGCCACCAGGACCGCCGGCATCGACCCCGCGGTGGCCGGCGGAGTGCAGTCGATGAACTACAGCCGCGAGCAGCTCGACGCCATCCTTGACGTCGCGGCGCCCACCGGCTGGCAGATGGCATTCCACGCCAACGGCGATCTGGCTATCGAGCTGGCTCTGGACGCGTACGAGGACGCATTGGGGCGGCACAACCTGATTGGCACCGACCACCGTTGGCGGCTGGAGCATCTGGGGGCCGGCACCCGCGCGCTGTTCGACCGGGCCGCGCGGCTGGGCGTGCACGTCTCGATGGCGCCGTTCCAGTACTACTACTGGGGCGAGCTGCTCGACGGCCAGATCTTCGACCACGAACACGGCAGCAAGTGGGGAGCATTCGCCGACGCGGTGGCCTCCGGCGCGGTGGTCTCGCTGCATAACGACGGATCGGTGTCACCGCCCACACCGGTGCTGAACATCCAGACCGCGGTGACGCGACGGACCCGGGCCGGCAACGTGCATGGCGCCAACCAGTGCATCACACTCGACCAGGCACTGCGCGCCCATACCATCGACGCCGCCCGAACGCTGCACCGGGACAAGCTGATCGGATCACTGGAGGTTGGCAAGCTCGCTGATTTCACCGAGCTGACGGCCGATCCGTACGCGGTGGATCCCGCCCAGCTGGCGGACAAGGCTCAAGTGAGCGGCACCTGGCTCAGCGGCGAGCGCATCGATTTGGCCGCGTTCGTTGCCGCGGTCGGCGGCACCGATCCCGGCCAGCACGCGCAACTGGCAGAACAGCCCCGGCACACCTGCTGCTGA
- a CDS encoding Nif3-like dinuclear metal center hexameric protein: MGVKLAEVIAVLDAAYPPGLAHSWDSVGLVCGDPDGVVDSVTVAVDATAEVAATVGPRGLLLAHHPLLLRGVDTVAASTPKGALIHHLIRDDAALFTAHTNADSANPGVSDALAEVLGLTVDAVLDPATGQNADKWVILVPGADADAVRAAVFAAGATPSIGSVERAGEDRVEVVAPARLRAQVLAAIHASHPYEEPAFDVVPLAALPAGVGIGRVGTLAQPLRFADFVARVGAVLPQTTWGVRAAGDPDAPVARVAVCGGAGDSLLGAATTAGVDAYVTADLRHHPADEHRRASGVALVDVAHWASEYPWCGQAAALLRSHFGAALTVGVCDLRTDPWNIDVSRGTL, from the coding sequence ATGGGCGTGAAACTGGCGGAGGTCATCGCCGTGCTCGACGCCGCGTACCCGCCTGGACTGGCGCACAGCTGGGACTCGGTCGGGCTGGTGTGCGGTGACCCGGACGGCGTGGTCGACTCCGTGACGGTGGCCGTCGACGCCACCGCCGAGGTGGCGGCGACGGTCGGACCGCGTGGACTACTGCTGGCCCACCACCCGCTGCTGTTGCGCGGCGTGGACACGGTGGCGGCCAGCACCCCGAAAGGTGCGCTGATCCACCACCTGATCCGCGATGATGCCGCGCTGTTCACCGCCCATACCAACGCCGACTCGGCCAACCCTGGCGTGTCCGACGCGCTGGCCGAGGTGCTGGGGCTGACGGTCGACGCCGTGCTCGATCCGGCCACTGGTCAGAACGCCGACAAGTGGGTGATCCTGGTGCCCGGCGCTGACGCCGACGCGGTCCGGGCGGCCGTGTTCGCCGCCGGCGCGACACCGTCGATCGGATCGGTGGAGCGTGCCGGCGAGGACCGTGTCGAGGTGGTGGCGCCGGCCCGGCTGCGGGCCCAGGTGCTTGCCGCGATCCATGCGTCACACCCCTACGAGGAGCCCGCGTTCGATGTGGTGCCGCTGGCTGCGCTGCCGGCCGGTGTGGGGATCGGCCGGGTTGGAACGCTGGCGCAACCGCTGCGGTTCGCCGATTTCGTCGCCCGGGTGGGCGCGGTGCTGCCGCAGACGACCTGGGGGGTGCGGGCGGCCGGGGACCCGGACGCTCCGGTGGCGCGGGTGGCGGTGTGTGGTGGTGCGGGCGATTCGCTGCTGGGTGCGGCGACTACCGCGGGCGTGGACGCCTACGTGACCGCCGACCTGCGTCATCATCCCGCCGACGAGCACCGGCGGGCCAGTGGCGTCGCCCTGGTCGACGTCGCACACTGGGCCAGCGAGTATCCGTGGTGCGGGCAAGCCGCCGCGCTGCTGAGGAGTCATTTCGGTGCGGCGCTGACGGTCGGTGTCTGCGACCTGCGCACCGACCCGTGGAATATCGATGTTTCGAGAGGCACGCTGTGA
- a CDS encoding DUF4185 domain-containing protein, whose amino-acid sequence MTGPNTVTPSRFGVYGTDVGIMWDNGMAGVNHQVLMIFGDTFSGPNMTGSWRSNVLLRTVDPISRVFAPGSTTNPFAGSPLSSAGMSKQVIAGSARYLGPFGSEVTIIPTAAISVPYDNQYGARQYVNFMSVRSWDFGGAWTTNYSAIAYSDDNGQNWTVAPQTVRAASWLRSSAPFVYGNQNFQQGAFVKPPADSPDAGYVFSYGTPSGRLGSAYVSRVQEADILDLTKYEYWDGDTWVAGKPGAAVPILPATRSNQYAGGILGQLGLFFGGWVAGLFGVGGPSGHVSEMSVQYNTYLNKYVAMYSNSVGSVVIRTADSPQGTWSAATTLVTSAQYPGLYAPMMDPLSTGQDIYWNLSIWGSYNVQLMKTTLV is encoded by the coding sequence GTGACTGGACCGAACACCGTGACGCCGAGCCGATTCGGCGTCTACGGCACCGACGTCGGCATCATGTGGGACAACGGCATGGCCGGCGTCAACCACCAGGTGCTGATGATCTTCGGGGACACCTTCAGCGGTCCGAACATGACCGGTTCGTGGCGCTCGAACGTACTGCTGCGCACCGTCGATCCGATCAGCCGCGTCTTCGCTCCGGGTTCGACGACCAATCCGTTCGCCGGGTCGCCCCTGAGTTCGGCCGGGATGTCCAAACAGGTGATCGCAGGCAGTGCCCGATATCTCGGTCCATTCGGATCCGAAGTGACGATCATCCCTACCGCGGCCATCTCGGTGCCCTACGACAACCAGTACGGCGCACGGCAGTACGTCAACTTCATGTCGGTCCGGTCCTGGGACTTCGGCGGTGCCTGGACCACCAACTACTCCGCGATCGCCTACTCCGACGACAACGGCCAGAACTGGACCGTCGCGCCGCAGACCGTTCGCGCGGCCAGCTGGCTGCGGTCGAGCGCGCCGTTCGTCTACGGAAACCAGAACTTTCAGCAAGGTGCGTTCGTCAAACCGCCCGCCGATTCACCGGACGCCGGATATGTCTTCTCCTACGGGACTCCATCGGGGCGCCTGGGCTCGGCGTACGTGTCCCGGGTCCAAGAGGCCGACATCCTGGATCTGACGAAATACGAATACTGGGACGGCGACACCTGGGTGGCCGGCAAGCCCGGCGCCGCGGTCCCGATCCTGCCGGCGACCCGCAGCAACCAGTACGCCGGCGGCATCCTTGGCCAACTGGGCCTGTTCTTCGGTGGCTGGGTCGCCGGACTATTCGGGGTCGGTGGCCCCAGCGGGCATGTCAGCGAGATGTCGGTGCAGTACAACACCTATCTGAACAAATACGTGGCGATGTACTCCAATAGCGTTGGCAGCGTAGTGATCCGCACCGCTGATTCACCGCAGGGCACCTGGTCGGCTGCGACGACGCTGGTGACCTCGGCGCAGTATCCGGGTCTCTACGCCCCGATGATGGATCCGTTGTCCACCGGCCAGGACATCTACTGGAACCTGTCGATCTGGGGCAGCTACAACGTCCAGCTGATGAAGACCACGCTGGTTTGA
- a CDS encoding SURF1 family cytochrome oxidase biogenesis protein, with amino-acid sequence MKRLTFLLRPGWLALALVVVAFAYLCFTVLAPWQLGKNTKTNRENSQIENSLKAAPVAVTTLLPQQNSSAPDAQWHRVTATGHYLPAAQVLARLRVVGGAPAFNVLVPFTVDGGPTVLVDRGYVLPIQGNKVPEFAPVPGGTVTITARLRDSETAPAGKPPLRQDGFTQVYAIDTAEVTAATGVPLAGSYLQLVENQPGVLGVAELPHLDPGPFLSYGIQWIAFGIVAPIGLGYFAYSEIRARRREAAAAAEKPSSAPVTVEDKLADRYGRRQ; translated from the coding sequence ATGAAGCGGTTGACGTTCCTGCTGCGCCCGGGCTGGCTGGCCCTGGCGTTGGTGGTGGTGGCGTTCGCTTATCTGTGCTTCACCGTGCTGGCTCCGTGGCAGCTGGGCAAGAACACCAAGACCAACCGGGAGAACTCGCAGATCGAGAACTCGCTGAAGGCAGCCCCGGTTGCGGTGACAACACTTCTGCCGCAACAGAATTCATCGGCGCCCGATGCGCAGTGGCACCGAGTGACAGCCACCGGGCACTATCTGCCGGCCGCCCAGGTGCTGGCCCGCCTGCGGGTGGTCGGCGGCGCACCCGCCTTCAACGTGCTGGTGCCCTTCACCGTCGACGGCGGACCGACGGTGCTCGTCGACCGGGGCTATGTGCTGCCTATCCAGGGAAACAAGGTGCCCGAGTTCGCCCCGGTGCCCGGCGGGACCGTGACGATCACCGCACGGTTGCGCGATTCCGAGACCGCGCCGGCCGGCAAGCCGCCGCTGCGCCAGGACGGTTTCACCCAGGTGTATGCCATTGACACCGCCGAGGTGACAGCGGCCACCGGGGTGCCGTTGGCAGGCTCCTATCTGCAGCTCGTCGAGAACCAGCCCGGCGTTCTCGGCGTCGCCGAATTGCCGCATCTGGACCCGGGGCCGTTCCTGTCGTACGGCATTCAGTGGATCGCGTTCGGGATCGTGGCCCCGATCGGGCTGGGCTACTTCGCGTATTCGGAGATCCGCGCCCGCCGCCGGGAGGCCGCGGCCGCCGCCGAGAAACCGTCGTCGGCCCCGGTCACGGTCGAGGACAAGCTCGCCGACCGCTACGGCCGACGGCAGTAA